The Christiangramia forsetii KT0803 DNA segment TACTGGGAACACCAGATGTGGCCTGCGTTATAGATGCTAAGCATCTTTGTGTAAATAGCAGAGGAATTCGTGATATAGAAAGCAGTACGGTTACCAGCGAATTTGGAGGAGCATTTAAAAAGAAAGAAGTTAGAAGAGAATTTCTGGATTATATTAAATTAGACACATCGTTCTAATAATTCAAAATACATTTATTACATGGCGCTTTACCAGGAACAAAGCCTGAAACTTTACAACTCAATGAGTGGTGAAAAAGAGACTTTCACCCCGATTAACGAAGGAAACGTAGGCATGTACGTTTGCGGACCCACGGTTTACAGTAATGTGCACCTGGGCAACTGCCGAACATTTATGTCTTTCGATCTTGTTTTTAGATACTTAAAGCACCTTGGTTATAAAGTTCGCTATGTAAGAAACATTACCGATGCCGGTCATCTTGAAAACGATGCTGACAGCGGTGAAGATAGAATTGCAAAAAAAGCCAGGCTGGAGCAGATTGAACCCATGGAAGTGGTTCAAAAATATACGGTTGACTTTCATAATATCCTTAATAAATTCAACAATTATCCTCCAAGTATAGAGCCAACGGCTACTGGCCATATTGTTGAGCAAATTGAGATCATTAAGACGATTCTTGATAATGGCTTTGCTTATGAGGCCAATGGATCGGTTTATTTTGATGTAGTAAAATTCAACAAGGAGCATTCATACGGCAAACTAAGTGGTAGAGCGATTGAAGATATGATCGCCAATACCAGGGAACTTTCTGCGCAGAGCGACAAAAGAAGCCCTCAGGATTTTGCTTTATGGAAAAAAGCAGAGCCTCAACATATTATGAGGTGGCCTTCTCCATGGAGTGACGGCTTCCCCGGCTGGCATCTTGAATGTACTGTGATGAGCACAAAATATCTTGGCGAAGAATTTGACATTCATGGCGGCGGAATGGATCTTAAATTCCCTCATCATGAATGCGAAATTGCCCAGGGTGAAGCTGCAACGGGAAAATCTCCGGTTAATTACTGGCTTCACGCAAACATGCTTACTCTAAACGGTAAGAAAATGGCTAAAAGTACCGGGAACTTTATTCTTCCGGAACAAATTTTTACCGGAAATAACGAGGTACTCACCAAGGCATTTTCTCCCAATGTGGTAAGATTCTTTGTACTTCAAGCCCATTACAGAAGCATTCTTGATTTCTCTAGTGATGCACTTTTAGGTAGTGAAAAAGGTTTCAATAGATTGATGGACGCCTACCGCTCTATTGAAGAACTTCCTGCTTCTGATAAATCTGATTTTAATCTTAGCGAATGGAAACAATCTTGCTATGATGCCATGAATGATGATTTTAACAGCCCTATTCTTATCGCTAAGCTATTTGATGCTGTAAAGACTATTAACGGCATTAAGGATGGTTCAATTCAAATTACTGATACAGATAAAGAAGAGTTCAAAGCTACCATGAGTGCCTTTATGTTTGATATATTAGGTCTTATTGATGCTGCTTCAGAAAATAAGAACGAAGGAGACAAACTCGCCGGAACCATTGAGCTTTTGATAAAGTTGAGAGCCGATGCCAGAAATAATAAAGATTTTGCCTTAAGCGATCAGATTAGGGATCGATTACAGGAAATAGGAATTCAACTTAAAGATGGTAAAGAGGGAACCTCTTTTTCCGTAAAATGATCTTTAGGATGCTGAATCGATGGTTGAGTTATATATTGACCTCTTTAGTTCAGTTTTACAAGAAATTTATTTCTCCACTTACGCCTGCGACTTGCAGATACGAACCATCATGCTCCAGTTATATGCTTAAAGCAATTGAAACTCATGGTGCTTTTAAAGGATTCTGGCTTGGTATTAAAAGAATTGCGAGATGTAATCCGTGGGGAGGCTGTGGTTACGATCCTGTTCCGGGAAAATCCGAAGACAAATCGAGCTAAAGAAATCGCAAATATGTATATTTACGGCTAATCAAATAAATCTGTATGCTTTTTAATGCTATTCGATGGAATCCATCCGAAGGACTTGATTTAGGATTCTTAACCCTTCACTATTATAGCGTAATGTTTATCATCGCTTTTACGTTAGGCTGGTATATCATGAAAAGTATTTATACCCGCGAAGGTATTTCTATAGAAAAATTAGATTCTCTATTTATATATACGGTTCTCGCAACCCTGATCGGTGCAAGACTAGGTCACGTTATATTCTATGATTGGGAATATTTTCAAAATCATTTATTAGAGATATTCCTCCCTGTTCGCTTTGAACCGGAATTTGAATTTACCGGATTCAGGGGATTAGCGAGTCACGGAGCAGCTATAGGTATTATAGTTGCAATGTACCTCTATGCAAAAAGAATTATTCAAAAACCGGTACTTTGGATCCTGGACAGAATTGTAATACCTGTTGCCAGTGGAGCTATTTTCGTAAGGATTGGAAATTTTATAAATTCTGAAATTATAGGAAAACCCACCAATTCAGATTACGGGATCATATTTGAAAAATTAGGAGAAGACTTTGCGAGACATCCGGCTCAGTTATATGAATCTGCATGTTATCTGGCCATTTTTCTAATTTTATGGTTCTTATACTGGAAAACGGAGAAACGCTTTAAAACGGGTTATATCTTTGGCTTATTCCTCGTGCTATTATGGACGGTAAGATTCTTTATTGAATTTATAAAAGAGCCCCAGGTAGGCGAACGTGCGAACTGGTTATTGAATACCGGTCAATGGCTAAGCATTCCATTTGTGATTGCCGGTCTATACTTTATGTACAGGCCTACCAGGCAAAAAACAGTTGCATGAAAAAACGAATATTAAGCCTGGCAACATTATCACTTTTCTTTAGCTTATCATTTACTTCTTGCGATAATGACGAAAAGAAGGAAGAAAGCATTGAAACCGACCCAATTACTTTCACCAAAGAAGGTGAATTATATCTCATTAAAGCTTCAGGAGATACTCTCAAAAAACTGGACATTGAACTTGCTGAAAGTGATTATGAACACCAGACAGGTTTGATGTACCGTGAAAGCATGGAGGAGAACCAGGGGATGCTTTTCATTTATAATTCTGAAAGAGTAAGGAACTTCTATATGAAGAACACTTACATTTCTCTTGATATCATTTATTATGAAGCAGACAGTACTCTTGTAAGCATTCAAAAAAATACAACTCCAAGGGATGAAACTTCGTTACCTTCTGAAGGACCTGCACAGTATATTCTTGAAGTAAACGGTGGGTTATCTGATCAATGGGGATTGGAACAGGATGATAAGTTCAGTTTAAAAAAAATTGAATAAAATTACTTTTCAAGTAGGTAAATAAGCTTCTGCTCGATTAGAAAATCAATTGTCTTTTCTCTTAATGAATCTACCTGAGAATTCTGGACTACAACATTGAAATTATATCTCATGTAGTTTTCGGTTTGTAGTAACCTGAAGTTTTTATCGCAGAATCTTAGATCATGAGGATCTTTCAAAAATTTATAAAAGAATCTAGCTTCTACATTTTTTGCAATTAAAGTATCATCACTTATATTTTTAATTGAACTTATCTTATCGTTAAATTTGGGAACTCTTTTCCATTCTACCGTAATTTCTGAATTTTCAAACCTGTTTATTTCTTCATCGGGATACTGAACAGCTAAAACCGCAATGACCATCATGGTAGAATTCCAGATCACATGGGATAAAACAGCCCTAAAAATCCCAAAATTCAAAATTATCCAGATAAAAAGTGAACCCAGGGCAAACTGAAAAAATGCAAAATAGAACATAGCGGGATCTACTAATTCCTCCATTTTATAATGAACTGATGTAAACAACAGGATATTAAGAAACATGGAAAGATCTTTCATATATCTAATTTCAAATCTTATTGATAATATGTACGATATTCCAAAAAAGATCAATAAAATTATACTGAGGATTCCTGCTTCAGTAAGAAGAACAAATACTGGTAATAAAATGAAAGAAATTATCCTGAATACTTTTTTAGAGGTGTAAATGCCCCGAAAGACGAACTCCTCATAAATTGGAGCCAGGATTGCAACAGCAAGAACAGTTATTCCAAAAGCTAGATCAGAGAAATTTCTGGAACCCTGTACTAATTTCTCTCCAATGTTCAGCAATAAGATTACAGCAATGATCATGCTGAAAATAGCTAAAAATAGCAACCAGTTTTTATGTGTGTTTTTTAGCAAGTTCATCCTAAAGATTTAGGTCAAAAAAAAATGCTTTTCCAAGAAGAAAAGCATTTTTAATTCTATTATCTACATCATGTTTAAACAGTAGTTGCCTCTTCTGTCTTAGGCTTTTCTTTCTTCTGAATAGATGACTTCTTCTTCACACTATCAAACATCACCGGAGTTGCAATGAATAGCGAGGAATAAGTACCTACAATAACACCCACAATAAGTGCGAACATAAACCCTCTAATACTTTCTCCTCCAAAAATGAAGATTGCAAGTAATACTACCAAAGTAGTAAGCGAGGTATTCAAAGTTCTACTAATAGTACTATTTAAGGCTGCATTTACAGTCTTCCCTAACGGCCAGCTTGTATGCTCATTTACATATTCCCTAATTCTATCAAATACAACCACGGTATCATTCAGAGAATAACCAATTACAGTTAAGATCGCAGCTATAAATGCCTGATCAATCTCCATGTTAAATGGCATCACCTTGTAAAGCAGTGAGAAAATACCTAATACTACCAGGACATCATGGAATACTGCAGTTACAGCACCCAAACTAAATTGCCATTTTCTAAAACGTAATAAGATATAAAGGAATACCACGATCAATGACCCCAATACCGCCCAGAAGGAAGCATTTTTAATATCATCTGCAATAGTTGCACCTACTTTCATAGACTTCATTACACCAACCTGCTTATCATCGTCTCCATCTATAAACTCTTCATAAGTTATATCTGCTGGTAGGTATGAATTTAAAGATTCATAAAGTGATTTTTGAATTTCTTCATCAACTTCAGCCCCTTCTTCATCTACTTTATACTTTGTTGTAATTTTTAACTGGTTGTCTGGTCCAAAAGTTTTTGCTTCGGCACTTCCAAAAGTAGCGACAAGGTCATTCTGAACTTCGGTAGGATTAACATCATTGGCAAATCTTACCGTATAAGTTCTACCTCCAACAAAATCTACACCCTCGTTAAGACCCTGCGTAAGCAACGATCCAACACTAATTACAATAAATAATCCTGAAACAACATAAGCAACTTTCCTTTTCTTAAGGAAGTCGATATTCATATTTGTAAACAGATTCTTAGTAAGAGAAGTCGTAAAATCTAAAGATTTACCTTTTATACCGTATCCATCAATAAATAATCTTGTGATAAAAATTGCAGTAAACAAAGAAGTAGCAATACCAATTAATAAGGTAGTTGCAAATCCTTTAATAGGACCTGTTCCTAGCAGGAATAAAATAAGACCTGTTAATCCTGTAGTAATATTCGCATCAAGAATGGATGACAATGCATTGTTGAAACCATCTTTAATAGCATCTTTTTGTACTTTACCTTTAGCCAGTTCTTCT contains these protein-coding regions:
- the lgt gene encoding prolipoprotein diacylglyceryl transferase; amino-acid sequence: MLFNAIRWNPSEGLDLGFLTLHYYSVMFIIAFTLGWYIMKSIYTREGISIEKLDSLFIYTVLATLIGARLGHVIFYDWEYFQNHLLEIFLPVRFEPEFEFTGFRGLASHGAAIGIIVAMYLYAKRIIQKPVLWILDRIVIPVASGAIFVRIGNFINSEIIGKPTNSDYGIIFEKLGEDFARHPAQLYESACYLAIFLILWFLYWKTEKRFKTGYIFGLFLVLLWTVRFFIEFIKEPQVGERANWLLNTGQWLSIPFVIAGLYFMYRPTRQKTVA
- the cysS gene encoding cysteine--tRNA ligase, producing MALYQEQSLKLYNSMSGEKETFTPINEGNVGMYVCGPTVYSNVHLGNCRTFMSFDLVFRYLKHLGYKVRYVRNITDAGHLENDADSGEDRIAKKARLEQIEPMEVVQKYTVDFHNILNKFNNYPPSIEPTATGHIVEQIEIIKTILDNGFAYEANGSVYFDVVKFNKEHSYGKLSGRAIEDMIANTRELSAQSDKRSPQDFALWKKAEPQHIMRWPSPWSDGFPGWHLECTVMSTKYLGEEFDIHGGGMDLKFPHHECEIAQGEAATGKSPVNYWLHANMLTLNGKKMAKSTGNFILPEQIFTGNNEVLTKAFSPNVVRFFVLQAHYRSILDFSSDALLGSEKGFNRLMDAYRSIEELPASDKSDFNLSEWKQSCYDAMNDDFNSPILIAKLFDAVKTINGIKDGSIQITDTDKEEFKATMSAFMFDILGLIDAASENKNEGDKLAGTIELLIKLRADARNNKDFALSDQIRDRLQEIGIQLKDGKEGTSFSVK
- a CDS encoding CPBP family intramembrane metalloprotease, which codes for MNLLKNTHKNWLLFLAIFSMIIAVILLLNIGEKLVQGSRNFSDLAFGITVLAVAILAPIYEEFVFRGIYTSKKVFRIISFILLPVFVLLTEAGILSIILLIFFGISYILSIRFEIRYMKDLSMFLNILLFTSVHYKMEELVDPAMFYFAFFQFALGSLFIWIILNFGIFRAVLSHVIWNSTMMVIAVLAVQYPDEEINRFENSEITVEWKRVPKFNDKISSIKNISDDTLIAKNVEARFFYKFLKDPHDLRFCDKNFRLLQTENYMRYNFNVVVQNSQVDSLREKTIDFLIEQKLIYLLEK
- the yidD gene encoding membrane protein insertion efficiency factor YidD, with the translated sequence MLNRWLSYILTSLVQFYKKFISPLTPATCRYEPSCSSYMLKAIETHGAFKGFWLGIKRIARCNPWGGCGYDPVPGKSEDKSS
- a CDS encoding DUF192 domain-containing protein — its product is MKKRILSLATLSLFFSLSFTSCDNDEKKEESIETDPITFTKEGELYLIKASGDTLKKLDIELAESDYEHQTGLMYRESMEENQGMLFIYNSERVRNFYMKNTYISLDIIYYEADSTLVSIQKNTTPRDETSLPSEGPAQYILEVNGGLSDQWGLEQDDKFSLKKIE